The Phaseolus vulgaris cultivar G19833 chromosome 10, P. vulgaris v2.0, whole genome shotgun sequence DNA window TAAGGCCATTTTTTGTCCTGAAAGATAGCCATGGAAGCATTTGTAAACCAGATGAACGAGATGTGTGGAGTTCTTAATACTTACAGTAGATACAATGGAAGTCTCAGCAAGTGTTCAAtcagaataagaaaaacaaacagAAGGGGATTTAGAAGTAATCTAAGATCAAACCTTCAATTGAGCTAAAGAAAAGATCTCAGAAAAGTCAAACACTCCACCTTTAAATATAATCTTATTCTTATGACTCCAAATCTCGCTATCCAATAACAAGTATAGTCAGCTAAAGATAAACCATGTCTTGCACTACACGAAAAAAGGCTTGCACTTCTACTAACATTAAAAAGATTAAGATACTAAGGTAGAACTAGGAGAATAATAGTAAGCAAAGTTTTCTACATGAATCCATAACTAATTAGTTCATAGATTTGACATAGTTTTGGGTGTTGTATCATGTGTTTGGAATATACTCATAGATGTAAGAACTTTACTGATATTTCAAGACTCTTTCTGCATGTAGCAACACTAATTGGCTATTTTGATATCATTGATTTCTCTTGTGAGTGCTGGAATGCAGCTAGAACTACGAGCAATGCCTCCTTTCTTTGGTCCTCCTTTGTCCCTAGGGCTAATGGACTTAGCCCTTCTACCGTCTAGAGTGCTCTTTTTGAGCATCTCTTTCATGGCCTGTGCTTGGAAAAGAACAGGGAAAGCCCTACCATATTTGTTGAACCTAACACATGCACTCATGTGTGCACTCAAGGCCTCTTCTTTTTCCCCTCCATTTTTCTCCAACTCTTCTTTCACTGCCTCACCACACAACCCACACACCCACTTCCCATTGAACTTCTCACGCACACGGTCTATGTACTCGGGTGTGCACTCCTCAGACATCCCACAGCACTCACACTTGGCATTCTCAACCTCAGATATTGGTGTTAGCTTTAGACCATCGATCTCTTCTTTGGTCAGCTCAAAAGAGATGTCTGAGACCGTTCGTTGAAGGTTCTCAGATGCAAGCTTTGGTGGCTTTGACATGTTGCTTTTCCTAGAGAAAGAGCTAGTCAAAGACTCTCCATGGGGTGCCATAATGGATCGAGAACGAAGAAAGGATATCTCAGAAGTTTAAGGTTTAGGGTATGATTGTTGCAAAATGGGGTGTGAGTTTAAGAGTGTTGTAATGGAAACAACAATgaactatataaaaaaacttgAAGAAGGAAGGAGCAATGGTATTTATAATAGTTCTACTTGGTTGGGTGAATGTGAGAGTTGTGAAGATGGGTGGATCTAAGAAACTCAAGTGTAGTTTTCCATAATCGTGAAGCTGCTACATTTTTCACGAAAGATTTAATGAGAAAAGCAATGGAAATGAGTTGTATAGCTTTTcgaaatttgaaataaatgtgTATCTGATCTGAAAGATTCGTGTCCttcttttgttgttgttatCTCTATGTTTCACTACTTAGTACTGTGTTCCGTGCTTGGTGGTTGTGTCTTAAAAAAAGAGGTTACGACACATGCTGCATGCATGCATGCTTTCTTTCGAGAGAGAAAAGGATTGGAAATTAGTCAATCACCACCCCATTTTCAGAGGAAGAGGATTTCGTGTTGATTAATATTCTACACCTCATATTCTCTATGGTGCCTAGAAGCTCTATTCTATTATTGGTATTTAGAACCTTTGGTATGTATTATTGATATGATACTGGTTATTGGTATTTAGAACCTTAGGTATGTATTATTGATATGATAGCTGAATAGCGGTTATTGGTATTTAGAACCTTAGGTATGTATTACTGATATGATAGCGGAATTgatctttaaattttaattttgaattttaattcaatttttagcTAATAAGCTGTATGtctcttttagtttttaagAAGGTTGAACCACTTCTAAGaactatatttattatatattttctttttgataaaaaaattcatagaaTAGTATTTTTCAGTTTgaaatattcatatataattatataattagtattagtatacatttatatttaagaattttagCATGTGCAGACTTTGACCCGTTGTTTTATTGGAAAATAAATTCCCACATTAAACACttatttcattagttttatGTATGGGATTAACTTCGATCATGCATCCTAATATTGTTCCGCAGTTTAGAAACAATTCTATGTATTAAAAGCAAAAAACCCTACTTaataaaacttttaatttaagTAATGGCCAAGGAAGGCAATATTGTTGGGAAAGATTTAACTCAAATTTCTTATCcattaaaaataagtttaacTACACATATTCctagattatatatataaagattaaTCGTGTAAAAAATGGTTCTGAAATTGCAATTTCCAGCATGAACATTGATATTCTCGAACACTTTATCTACACAAACTcctaacaaaattattattttattataaatattatgtgGTTGTTTTATACTATTAGAATCTTTATTCATACTTGCTTCAATGTTTGATACTCACTTCATTCCCCTTTTTGAGGAGTAactttttacaaaaaaattgttCTATTGATTTATGGAATTTATAAtagactatttttttataagggttAAAATATGCtcaaatgttttaatttattcattgataaaaaaaattcttaaccAGATACAACTTTCTCTTTCCTCCTTTGCACTAGGTATAGGTATGCAACTCTTGAGGGGTAACAAAGaaatagaatgaaaaaaatgaatgcATGCAATTGGTTTGAGACAATGGATCTTAAAATAAAGTTTGACATAATGAGGAGCAGAATGGTAATGTTCATGTTCAGTTTACACATGAATGTGACAAGCTACATAAGGAAATGTTTGTGAGAAGGTGGCCTTTTGGTTAGAATGATAATTAGGTAATGGCATGTTTCATAACTGATGCAGTGAACAAGGTTGTTTCCATTTCTAAAAGCTTCTTTCGATGAGATGTGGTCCAATACCAACCTAGCACCAATACAAGTTGTAGGGTATTCACATGCTACCATACTGAAACCATATGTATATACCTGCTTCGGCTTTCTTCTTTTGGGGTAAAGTTCTTTACACCAAAAAGGAGGAAAGGAAGAAGCCAGAGATATAGCAGACCTTAATTTCCTCCACATACA harbors:
- the LOC137819247 gene encoding uncharacterized protein, whose product is MAPHGESLTSSFSRKSNMSKPPKLASENLQRTVSDISFELTKEEIDGLKLTPISEVENAKCECCGMSEECTPEYIDRVREKFNGKWVCGLCGEAVKEELEKNGGEKEEALSAHMSACVRFNKYGRAFPVLFQAQAMKEMLKKSTLDGRRAKSISPRDKGGPKKGGIARSSSCIPALTREINDIKIAN